ttaataaggaTAAAACTACTAATAAAAGAGTTTAGGAAGTGTTTGGAtaattttttaaggaaacaagtTTTCCGTAAGTTTTCTGTTAATTAGAAACCATTTTCTACCATGAAACAATTCCATGTCTTGAAATCTTAattgaaaaacagttttttgttgtggtgttttgaTGCTCACAGACATTTATTATTtagttgttcttttttgttgttgttgccaGAGTATCTGTTTGCCTATGCAGTGTGATTCCCTGATGCATAGGCTTATCTTCTGTGTATTAGCTTCATatattttctgtcagttttaCTAAGATTTTTATCTATCAATGTTACGCTAACCTATATGGAAAAATACGGGTTGCTAGACAACATCCACACCGGCTGTTGCATTATTCTTTGGTTCTTGGCCTCTTTTCTAGGGCTTTGCTAGATGAGTTTTGGCATATGTCTTCGTAGTGAAGTAAGATCTAACTACTTTCTAGCTACAATTACTTCTGATACGTCTTTACTGCAAATTACTGTAACTGTTCTATTCTCACCCTTTTAGTAGCATGGCTGAAAAACGTAGCCACTCCACGCTGTAGTCACTCCGAGTTGCACTGGGGCATTAGGCATAGGTGTTCCCTCATGCAGGAGCAGTAATTTTCTGGCAGGTCAGTGCAATAAGCAGCTGAGGATAGCATCTTTAGACTGCCACAGCAGAGCTAATTCATTAAAACCCATAATAATATAAAGCATTACTTTTTTACTGTGCTTCCAGTAAAATTCAAAGTATCGTACTCTATCATCTTCTGAATTTTGAACATCTAAATTTTTGCAGCAATTGTATGTTGCTGTTTAATATCCTTATACTTATCTTGGTTCCCGTGAATTTTACAGTGATGCTTTTGTCATTATAGCTGTTGTTCTCACTGCCTAATTGTGATTCCTTTCATTgctgtagcagaaaaaaaattgcatgtgtGAATTCATAATCTCAATGGGCATCTGCCCAAGcagaattaaaatgtgtttttaaaaggtgttcTCATTATTGTGCTTTTAAATTGCATGTACAGGTcaagtttatattttaaaatggactAGCTTTTGAGAGAGAAGGCTGTAACTCATGCCATCTGTGTCAGTTTGTGAAAATGTTCAGAATTGCTAGCTGATgccttcagggaaaaaatacaggaattaaTTACAGTTGATGAGCATgcatctgcatttcagaaaattgaGAATAAACTGGACTGTATATAATCCTAAGAAAAATACCTCACTGTTCAGTTTAAGATCTTAGTATGTTTTGTAAAAGGCTGAAcataaattaacttttttctgcttGGGACTAAACCGCTGAATTAACATTGTATCTACAGCGTGGTGCTTGCACAAGCAATGCCGTATTTgtgattaaatttaaaatagttcGTTCAGGCTGCTACGTGACACATAGTACCACAGAGGATTCACATGGATGCAGAAGGAGTTTTAAGTAATTATTCTGTAATTCCTATAATTTGGTTATTACAAACTTTCatctttgttctgctttaaCATTCTGTTTGCAAGGAATTTTAAGTAAAGAATTTGTACAAAGTAACTTAACTTGCCTCTATCACCAGAGTGCCTTGGTCCCTTCATCAAAGTCCTTGGGTTCTGTTGCCCAttctgcaaaaagcagcagcttatattttaattgtatgAAAAGCCACAGCCAGGGATATTCCTGAGAGGTCTGTGCTTGCTTTCAGCCAGCCACATGCGTCATTGGCAAAGGAGATGCCTGCTCAGGTAACGGGTGTCCTTCTCTGAAGAACAGGGATtttgcatatgtatatattttaaaataagtttaacTTGTGTAAAGGAGTGTAAGACCtattgtcttttaaaaagcGTTAGTAGCTGGGTATTTTATCAGAACAATTCGTCACAAAAATTGGAATTTTATCCcttctgctgtggaaaaaaaaaaaaacaacaaaccaccctGAGTTTTCTTAAGATGTATCCTTGACCAAACATGATTTGGTTTGTGGTACCTTGAAGGTATTGCTGTGCCAGTAATACTTGAAGGTGAAAGTGTGTGGCTGGGAGATACCggaaaatattttacaacagGCATTCCTCAAATTCTGGATTTGGACatgaatttaaggaaaaaagcgTGTTCTTTTATGAATACAGTATGCATGCTTTTCGTAGGATGGCTATTTGTGGCTGATGTTAGCCTTTCTATAACAAGCTATGTGCCTGTTACACGAACAAAAGAGCAAACTAATGGAATAATGATTTACTAATGTAAGAAtcaatttatatataaatacttgATATTAATTGGGAAATTAATTAGTTGCATTGTGTAACAGGCGCAGAAAGATGAAGGTTAGAATTGAGAAGAAAAGATTAACTTAATGATTGGtttattttagtgtttttcTTGTGTAATTGCATTGAGTTATGGCAATGTTCTTATGGAGCATTGTATAACGTatattatacatacatatatactgCATATCTGTAAAAGACAAAAgtcaaaaaaaagcaactttaaatgcctttctcctcaaagcaaaaagaaagtgCAGGGAGGGCTTTTTTGAAATGTACTTTCAACACCATGCCTTaaagaaaaccttgaaaactttttttacagTGTTCCTGCGTAGTGGGTTTCCgttttaaaatttcttgaacaaaaataagttttttaatGATCACTGTCTTTTGAGGCCACTAGTTGTCTAGAAGTCACTTTCATTGTATTGTTTCACAGCgttttgcagagaaaatgaaaaccaaaagtaaaaacaaaaaagtctttCACCTTTCTAAACTTACCACGTAGATTTGAAATTAGTAATCTCACAGGAagtgaaatacagcttttactGAAAGCCGTAACTTATGTTGACAGGAATGCCTGGTGCCAGAAACGTCACTGTCATTTTATATAGCTTGAATGTTTAAGGATTTGATGCCATTGGTCTCTTTCTGTACGTTGGAGTGGATGAGCTTAACTGAATTGTTCACTGTAAGGTCTGAGAACTAGTGCAGGTGGTTCTCTTTGGATGGGAAGCCACAGCTCTTACAACTagcaaggaaaatgtttcagctCGTGGTCTTTTCTTTATCAAGATGCATAAAGAACACCTGAAAggtattttgttgtttctaaGCTTTCGTGTTTCAGGGGAAAACTTAACATTAGAAATTCTGGTCTTGCTTCCCATTCTTTGCCTAGTGGACGCCTTATGGATGACAAAGATGACAAGGATTAGGACTTGAAAATGGCAGAAGTGTGTCTCCGCTGAAGTAGAACCACAGTAAACAActgacagacagacagagcCTCTGTCACACAGTGCTTTGTACAAATGTAGCTATGTTGGATTAAACCTAATTAACACTTCCAGTTTTTCTATACAGAGGCAGCCTGAGAAATGCTTAAGAGCAAGTACCTTTGGTAGTGACTCAGCATCTCCTAAGTGGTGAACAAAGGATGTGTCTATTTCCATATTCcctgaagagggaaaaagatAACTTTTATTTATGCATTGTAACAACAtacacagaacaaaactgagttgtttttcctttgaaggcTCCTTGTATCATTGATGCAACAATAAATACTAACTTTCACACTACTTCTGCATCAAAATTAAGCACAAAATACTGGCAATACTACAGCAGAACTTCAGTTCTCAAGACATTTGCCATTTTCCTCCATTGGCTGAGCGTTTTATAAAAAAACTTTCAGTTGAGGGAGCAGTAATCTcacatacataaataatttaaaaatcaatacagcAGAAATTGGGCTTTATACCTCCAGCAAAGATACCAGTTAGAACATCTCATCTGTTaggttttttcctaaaaaaagaatttgggttttttttaatgtactttttagcttcaaatattttaacttcatGGTTAATGACATTAACAGACATTTCCATttacatcataaaaataatttgaaaagtatACTGTGTCTGTATGTGGTGTTTGTAGGGACCAATTTCTACCCagttaataatttaatattgaTATGTTTTCGTACATAGTTCCTCTGCCATAGAAAGATTTCCACGTAATCCTTGTTTCTACCTGGTATATGCAGATGCTGATGTGGCAACGTCTCCTGAAGAGGCAGAACCTGAATGGAACCAAATATTCCCATCACCTTCCCTATGTTTCCATTGGTATTTAATAGCTCTTGTAcgcaattttattttggaactTGCCCGTTTTTGCATGCTTAATGTGTACACTCAGGtagctgtttgtttgttttagcaCAGTGAACAGTTCTTGTTTGTGTATGTGCAGAAACTAGAGTGTGCCAGCCAATCCATAAATTACCAAGAGCCTTTCAGTGGATGAATAATCCATCTCTaaaaaaaacaatgcatttATGACTGGTACTGATTGGTCTTGAGGAGTGAAGAAACTAAACAAGTGTGACAATCATACCCGAGTAGGTCAAATGTGATAATGTGGCGCAGCTCACTGCAGgccttcccagctgcctccagagCGCTACACATCCCaaggtggcagagctggggctggaggaggacaAAGGACACTACAGATTTCAAGACCCGTATTTTGTGGAGAATTAGTTTTGACAACTGCAATACAGATTTGCATCTTTGTTTATCCCAGCTCCCTCTGAGCACTTGGCCAGAGAATCAGTGGTAAGATCATCCGCCTCCTAGCAATTGTCACCAGGGATTTTGTTGCAAAATTGATTTAAGATTTATATTTGCAGTTTCAGATCAGCACTTGATAGGCAACTCTTGTGTAGAGATACAAACCATACTCCTTTACTTTCCAGTGTCAAATGTGCCCTTCTTTGAAATACGCATTTTACGAACTTATgggtatttttatatttttaattaaataaaacctggGCTATCCTtctggctagtttgggtcagctgtcctggctctgctccctcccaacttcttgtgcacctgccCCCTGGCAGAGCATAGGAAACTTGAAAACTTCTTGATTTAGAGTAAccactacttagcaacaactagaacatcagcgtgttatcaacGTTATTCTGATACtagatccaaaacacagcactgtgtcagccactgagaaaaaaattaactctatcccagccaaaacctAAGACAAATTGCCTTACACTAAGGGCAAAGCTAAGTAACATTAAGATTTTTTGTTAGGCAACGTCAGACTGGGTGAACTTTGACTGAAGCTGCAAGAAGGCAGATAGTATCCACTTGTGTAGCTTCAGAATAAAAGTACTTCATTTCGGTGTACAGAAAATCACATTATACAGACACAATTTCAATAcaattaatttctgtgaattatgacaaaacagaacacaTCCAGTATTTCTCAATCTTTAGAAGACAAATTATAAAATGCCAAATGCAATACCAGAAATTAAGCATCTGTGGAACACGCACAAAGACAAGGTAGATGTTTGGAATTGCAGAACACttaaataggaaggaaaaacagattttagatAGAGATACTTAAAAATGCACAGTAGCTTGGAGGCAAAGGAGTATTCCTCATCTGTAAGAAATTCAGTTCTCTGCTTCAAATTaggcaaaatgaaaacttccaTTTCTCAGGTGAGTATCGTAGctgttggatttctttttttaagagtgGAGCAGGAGGACAGAACTCTTCCTTGCTCCCAAGCACGTGTGTGAAGCATCAGCACTGCTCAAGATAGCATCTACATCTGCCCCACCATCTGTATCCTGTCTTGAAAAGAAACCCCAGCCTGCGACTGGAGAAAGAGCTCCTGCATGAtgtagagatatttttttttttttaattaagtctGGAACTACAGAAAGTAATGGGCCCTGGTTTAGATAcagcctctgcctccccccacccttcctCTTTTTAAATGAGCAGATTCCAGCAATCCAATAGCTTGAGAAGCCCAAGTCAATTCATGTGCCTGACAGTGCAAGCAGGATTTGGTCTTCTACGTGAGATCATTCTGGACTTTTTGCCGCTGTGCTGGCTTCTTGACTTGGCTCCCAGGCATCGTGTGCTGAACTTCAGCCCTCCGGTGCGCTGTGTATCAGACTGACTTCCAGTGGGCAGCAAGGCGTCGAAAGGCTCCCCGGTCTTTAGCTGGCATTCCCTAGGCATAGCTATGCATACAACACACCTCTACAACATGAATTTTATTGACTCTGTTATTGTCTGTTCATGTGCAGTAAAGCCATTGAAGCCAGAAGACGCTGCCTACGTACACCTGCCACTGTCCACCCCTCGTGCATGCTGGCTGTGTCTAGAATTTCTGCACATTGCACAACTTGGACAGAGTCAGATGTCCAGCATCACAGTCAAAATTTTCAGGTTTCTAAGTTCCATGTGTACCACCTTTCTGGGTGCAGAAAGAGTAGGCATTTGGGAAAACCTAGGAGGGATAGTATTTCCAACCTAAAATGAGAATTGCAGTGCCCGAGACCCATTGTGGGTTCAGCCTGTCATGGGTAAGATTTCAATGCTGAAGctgaaaacattaagaaaacagTGTAATAAATATTCCTCAgtttgcagaaagcagcatcaTTAGTTAATGTGGTCTCAAAGCTATTTAACTCTTCATGTGGTCTCAAAGCTATTTAACTTGAGAAAGCTTTGTATCACCGCCCTGCTGTTTTGTGGTATGTATCATTACAGTGAGGTACTGCAGTGAATATGCACGTATCATAAAGATTTTGTAATCCTTTACTCCCTTGTTAAAAATTCACTAATTGCTTAATCTGCTCAGTCTGTAATGACTGCCTCCTTAGtagcattttcatatttttggtCTCCCCAGGGAAAGCAGGTGCTGCTGGTACTAAGTGTTTTTGTCCACAGGAAATCATGCCAGAAACCCGGTTTATGAAAGCAGTGTCTGGAATTGGGGGGTGAGGATTCACATTCAGTGGTGGGAGAAAACCTGGTCTTGTCTGAGCAATATGATCCAACAATACGGCTCCTGGACTCTCTCTTTCCAGAAAAGCTTGGTTTCTCCTGCTCAAAGTAAGAGGCGGCATGGTGTCCACTACTTCTCTAGAACTTGGTAACAAAGAGCGAGATggagaaaaaatctttttcttttctatcacTGACTTactgtcttctgcagcagcaggacttaGACTGTTAGTTAACTGAGAATCAGAGCTGTAGTGATTTGCTCCTGAATTTCTTTTCCGGATAATACTACTGAGGTTTGAAATAAAGCTGGTTTGTGCTGAACTGACATCCCTACCCATAGGAATCCCACTGGAGATATGCTTCCCTTCAACATAAGGAACCTGACAGTTTAGCTCATCATATGATAATTTCCTCGATCCAGTTTGATTGAAGGTTGTCAACAAATGAGCAGTGTCTTTTATGTCAATACTTTGGTGCCTGGTAATGAATCTCTTTGATAAGTCAAGGCcactaattttaaaagagaCCTCTTCTTCTGGACTAATATCATGAAGTTCTTGTAAACAGGCAGTTTTATTCTGGTGGAACAGTGACGGAGAACTCTTTATCCAAGGCTCAGACTGCAGCCGCTGCACTTGTGCCAGCTTGGACCCTACTTTTGTTGAGCTGGATTTTCTCATCAGTGAAACTGTCTGAGATGAGTTGTCCACACTTCGTAGATGATCCAGCTCTTTAAAgctgaaaagtgcttttttagTTTCATTTGAACTTGAAAGTGGGGAGGGAGATGTTTTCAGTTCTATTTCTGATGGGGAAGTGCAAGCAGCGGGGGAATGCCATTCCTCCAGGTCTGCAGGAGGCATGTTTAGgtactgctttgttttctgccttcctgaTGGGGACTTGTCCATCGTGATGATGATGACTTCTTTTCCTTGTGCCCTGCAGGCATTAAGAAGAACTTTCAGGGTCTCTTTGTCTTCAGAGTTTATTGCATACACAAGTGCAGAGCAATTGGAATGATCTTGCAGGCTTGGGTCAGCTCCACTTTTCAGTAGCAGAGATACCACTTCAGGGCCTGCTTTTTCCAAACAAGCATGCATCAAGGCTGTCTTTCCAGATTTGTCCTGTATGTTCGGATCAGCCTTGTTTTCTAGTAGGTATTTAACCATCTTTGCCTTGCTGGCACTCTGGGAGTCCAGGTGTTTTGTCCTACAAGCAATCATTAAAGGGGTTTCACCTCTGTCATTGCTCTCGTTGATGTAGGCGCCACCCTCGAGTAACAGTCTGGTGAGGCGAAGCCGGCTTTGATAGACTGCTCTTATCAGGGAATTTCCCTCTGCTGGCAACTCTGCCATTTCCATCATCGCACTTGTCTCACACCTTCCTAGTAGCTGGGAAGAACACCTGGttttcagagaaagcaaaaaggccCTCCAGAAAAAACGAAATAGAGGATTTAACTGCACAAATTGCTTCTATAAACACCTCTGTATTTTGTGAAAAGActctgaaggggaagaaaaaaaaaaaaaaaagaaaaaaggtagtCCCACCTAAGCTTcaagaaacacattaaaaacttaaaataatatCTGTATAAAATTATAACCTTCATAGATGCTTAAAGCTTGGCTGTCagttctggtttgtgtttttttactGTTCCCCCTTTCATCACACTTTGCCAAATAAGCtgcaaaaaaaagtcttaatcCTTCACATGCTAATGGCTTTATACTGACTGCACTCAAGCAGCTGTAGTAGTTGTACCACTCCTGATTTTCACCAGTGCAAGAAGCAAGAACTGAATGAATCCTGTAAAAGTTTTTTCATTAATGTGAGACAGTGTCACATTCACTTATTCTTTCTCATAAAATTACAATGCTAAACATCTagaaattaatgagaaaaataaagttcaCAGGTCTTAAGGAAAGCAAgcatagtaaaatattttttatctaaGAAGAAACTATTAAGtggctggaaaacaaataaaaagcaatcgCATTTGTGGAAGTACACTACCTTCCTTatgttgctttgaaaacatACTAGTTTGAGTGAAATAGTGTAAGTGAAGTGATGCACAGCTTGTCCCACTCATCATGGGGATCAGTCGACTGAGAGGGAGTCCTGTACCTGAGCAGACTGTATCAGCtctaaaacaaaagaaacatttgacagtatcaaagaaaatctgaagttatcactcaaaaaaattaagagcttAATGCGGTATAAATAACAAAAGGTCTTGTACAAATGTATACCTGCAACTAATacaattaaattacttttatttatgtcTTTTATGTGCTTATGCATGCGTAGggaaaatctttaaaagaaaaaaataccaatatttAACAGTTGGCAGAGCAATGTAATTCCAAGAGAAAATCAGACTAAGAAAATTACAGGGGGGGTTATTTACAGTATAtttctagagaaagaaaagtgtttaaTTCATTTaactgcaaaggaaattaacagagactcatttttatttaccaCTGAAAGCACTAGTAATGTTCTGGTGAATAACTGAAGAGCAGTTAATTTTACTGTCTTTGATATTGGAGTTTTACTTCGAATTCCAAAATCAAAGAATGTAGTTTGTTCTAAACAAAGtccaacaaagaaacaaaaaaatgttggttGAAATACACAAGACATTTTTGTCACAGATTCCATCCCTCCATTTATTTCACTCCATGGCATCACGCTCTGCAGCTTACAGGTGCTTTTACTAAGCAGTGACACCCCGTGGCTCATCAGTCACTAAGAACAGTTAGGTAGGGGGCTTCATACTTGCACTGGGTTAACAAAGTATGTAACTATTATTCAATATAGTCATTCGGAGACATGGCGTAATAATGGTCACACATAGCATGTGTTTGCGTAAGACATCTCACAGTATTTGGAACgtgaggaaaaaaaactcaTGAGACAAATGTGTGAGATGAACCAGTTCTCCTTTGGTGGCATTTTACTCCTGGGCTTATAGCCCTCACAAAGACTGCTCACTGTGTGTGAGCacagtgaaggggaaaaaaaaaaaaaaaaaaggttgtcCCACCTAGGCTTCAAGAAACacattaaatacttaaaataatatCTGGATAAAATTATAAACTTCATAGATGCTTAAAGCTTGGCTGTCAGTGTATGACTGCAGTCCTGTTCCGAGCACTAAAGGAGGATGGAAGAGGGCCAGAACTTCTTTGTTTGTCCATAGCAGTAAACATCCCACTTCTGATCACTGCTAAGAACAACGGCACCACTGTGGTACTATCATCGTCTTTTGACCGGTTCTTGGTTTCCCCCCTCTGTCttgacaaagtattttttagaaGTAGTTGCGTTGAAATTACTTTAAGGATTCATTCCATTATACTGCAAGTACATGATTCAGTAGTGTCTATCTCAGCTTTCATTCATGTGCAAATCATTATtatgaaatgcatatttttgaCAAGTAATATATTCAAGACCTTTATCAAGTCTTttataaaaagtataaaattaatttgtgcaTTTAGGTTTCCAGAAACAAactaaagaaaattcatttgtGCGTTTAGGTTTCCAGAAACAAACTAAAGAACAGCTAGCACAGATGCTCGAATTCTGATTGTGTTCTCCCTTGGTTCTGACCTACCTGGAAGTCACCAGTGAttgcatttctttcatatttatctAAAGCTCTTTTGATACTTAAATTGCTTTCTTTACTTAAGTGAGGGCATACAGTGCTCCTTACATGAGCCTTTTCACCTGCAGCAATACCTTTTAAGGCCAAGGCCAAAAGAACATTAAACAGGCACAGAAAGAGAATAACACTACTTGAAGTCATGCAGCGGCTCAGTgctaaaaatgagattttttctGACATCTGATCAAATGCCTCCAATTTCTTAAATTCGATGTCTCCGTAGACTTTACCAAGACTGTTAACGTGAGTGAGGGTAGAGGAAGGCTAGTCTAAGCCAATAGTTAGAAGTCTGGAGTAGATTGGGTTGCCAGGATGGTGTATGAACCTGCCGTAGAGAAAGCCCAAGATGTTTTTGTGCAAGCAGGTCAGCAGTTTCAGTGTGCCTAAGATCTCACCAGGGCTTGTAGGGTactaatatatttaatttcagaaacCCTATTCATCATTATATATGCAGGTGCAGGTGGGGACGGACTGTCAGGTCTGCAAAGGCTGGCTAACCCCAGAAAGAAAGAGCACAGGTACCAGCGCTGCTAGGATCCAGCCATGTAATAACACTTTGCACTGCAAAGGAAAGTGGAGAAATAGAAACTGGGGACTAAAAATCCACAAATACTTCAGAATCAGACACTATACGATCCTAAGGAAGCATTACAGATTTGCAACTGGAACAATATTATGCAGAATACATTCCTGAATGCTGGATGAAGATAACCGTGATTTCATCTGGAGAATCTGTTAATTACAGGAGAATGTGCTTGGGGCTGCA
The Falco rusticolus isolate bFalRus1 chromosome Z, bFalRus1.pri, whole genome shotgun sequence DNA segment above includes these coding regions:
- the ANKRD34B gene encoding ankyrin repeat domain-containing protein 34B, producing the protein MMEMAELPAEGNSLIRAVYQSRLRLTRLLLEGGAYINESNDRGETPLMIACRTKHLDSQSASKAKMVKYLLENKADPNIQDKSGKTALMHACLEKAGPEVVSLLLKSGADPSLQDHSNCSALVYAINSEDKETLKVLLNACRAQGKEVIIITMDKSPSGRQKTKQYLNMPPADLEEWHSPAACTSPSEIELKTSPSPLSSSNETKKALFSFKELDHLRSVDNSSQTVSLMRKSSSTKVGSKLAQVQRLQSEPWIKSSPSLFHQNKTACLQELHDISPEEEVSFKISGLDLSKRFITRHQSIDIKDTAHLLTTFNQTGSRKLSYDELNCQVPYVEGKHISSGIPMGRDVSSAQTSFISNLSSIIRKRNSGANHYSSDSQLTNSLSPAAAEDSKSVIEKKKIFSPSRSLLPSSREVVDTMPPLTLSRRNQAFLERESPGAVLLDHIAQTRPGFLPPLNVNPHPPIPDTAFINRVSGMISCGQKHLVPAAPAFPGETKNMKMLLRRQSLQTEQIKQLVNF